The following are from one region of the Cyclopterus lumpus isolate fCycLum1 chromosome 21, fCycLum1.pri, whole genome shotgun sequence genome:
- the ube2g2 gene encoding ubiquitin-conjugating enzyme E2 G2 isoform X2, with translation MGPQDTCFEGGVFPAVLSFPSDYPLSPPKMRFTCDMFHPNIYPDGRVCISILHAPGDDPMGYESSAERWSPVQSVEKILLSVVSMLAEPNDESGANVDASKMWREDREQFYKLAQNVVRKSLGL, from the exons AT GGGTCCTCAGGATACCTGTTTCGAAGGAGGCGTGTTTCCAGCCGTGCTCAGTTTCCCGTCTGATTATCCTCTCAGTCCTCCGAAGATGAGGTTCACCTGCGACATGTTCCACCCCAACA TCTATCCGGACGGCCGGGTGTGCATCTCCATCCTCCACGCTCCAGGTGACGACCCCATGGGCTACGAGAGCAGCGCCGAGCGGTGGAGCCCAGTCCAGAGTGTGGAGAAGATCCTGCTGTCTGTAGTCAGCATGCTAGCAG AGCCAAATGATGAGAGTGGAGCGAACGTGGACGCCTCTAAGATGTGGCGTGAGGACCGGGAGCAGTTCTACAAACTGGCCCAGAACGTGGTCCGTAAGTCTCTGGGTCTTTAG
- the ube2g2 gene encoding ubiquitin-conjugating enzyme E2 G2 isoform X1, whose amino-acid sequence MAGTALKRLMAEYKQLTLNPPEGIVAGPANEENFFEWEALIMGPQDTCFEGGVFPAVLSFPSDYPLSPPKMRFTCDMFHPNIYPDGRVCISILHAPGDDPMGYESSAERWSPVQSVEKILLSVVSMLAEPNDESGANVDASKMWREDREQFYKLAQNVVRKSLGL is encoded by the exons ATGGCCGGCACCGCGCTGAAGAGGCTCATGGCGGAGTATAAAC AGCTCACCCTGAACCCACCTGAGGGGATCGTAGCAG GTCCAGCCAATGAGGAGAACTTCTTTGAGTGGGAGGCGCTCATCAT GGGTCCTCAGGATACCTGTTTCGAAGGAGGCGTGTTTCCAGCCGTGCTCAGTTTCCCGTCTGATTATCCTCTCAGTCCTCCGAAGATGAGGTTCACCTGCGACATGTTCCACCCCAACA TCTATCCGGACGGCCGGGTGTGCATCTCCATCCTCCACGCTCCAGGTGACGACCCCATGGGCTACGAGAGCAGCGCCGAGCGGTGGAGCCCAGTCCAGAGTGTGGAGAAGATCCTGCTGTCTGTAGTCAGCATGCTAGCAG AGCCAAATGATGAGAGTGGAGCGAACGTGGACGCCTCTAAGATGTGGCGTGAGGACCGGGAGCAGTTCTACAAACTGGCCCAGAACGTGGTCCGTAAGTCTCTGGGTCTTTAG